CCTGTGATCCTCCTGTTCCCCCCAGATACGTATCCAAGGCCTGGATATTCCTAAACTGAGAGAGCACTGCAGGGAGAGCCCTGGGGCCTTCCCCAGCGAGGAGACCCTGAGGGGGCTGGGCAGGCGGGGCTTCCTACAGACGCTCAATGCCACACTGGGCCGCGTCCTGCACAGACTGGCCGACTTAGAGCAGCATCTCCCCAAGGCCCAGGACTTGGAGAGGTCTGGGCTGAACATAGAGGACTTAGAGAAGCTGCAGATGGCGAGGCCGAATGTCCTCGGGCTCAGGAACAACGTCTACTGCATGGCCCAGCTGCTGGACAACTCAGACATGACTGAGCCCACGAAGGCCGGCCGGGGGACCCCTCAGccgcccacccccacccctacctcGGATGTTTTTCAGCGCAAGCTGGAGGGCTGCAGTTTCCTGCGTGGCTACCATCGCTTCATGCACTCAGTGGGGCGGGTCTTCAGCAAGTGGGGGGAGAGCCCGAACCGGAGCCGGAGACACAGCCCCCACCAGGCCCTGCGGAAGGGGGTGCGCAGGACGAGAC
This genomic interval from Theropithecus gelada isolate Dixy chromosome 10, Tgel_1.0, whole genome shotgun sequence contains the following:
- the OSM gene encoding oncostatin-M isoform X2 produces the protein MASMAAMGSCSKEYRMLLGQLQKQTDLMQDTSRLLDPYIRIQGLDIPKLREHCRESPGAFPSEETLRGLGRRGFLQTLNATLGRVLHRLADLEQHLPKAQDLERSGLNIEDLEKLQMARPNVLGLRNNVYCMAQLLDNSDMTEPTKAGRGTPQPPTPTPTSDVFQRKLEGCSFLRGYHRFMHSVGRVFSKWGESPNRSRRHSPHQALRKGVRRTRPSRKGNRLMPRGQLPR
- the OSM gene encoding oncostatin-M isoform X1 — protein: MGVPLTRRTLLSLILALLFPSMASMAAMGSCSKEYRMLLGQLQKQTDLMQDTSRLLDPYIRIQGLDIPKLREHCRESPGAFPSEETLRGLGRRGFLQTLNATLGRVLHRLADLEQHLPKAQDLERSGLNIEDLEKLQMARPNVLGLRNNVYCMAQLLDNSDMTEPTKAGRGTPQPPTPTPTSDVFQRKLEGCSFLRGYHRFMHSVGRVFSKWGESPNRSRRHSPHQALRKGVRRTRPSRKGNRLMPRGQLPR